A genomic stretch from Zeimonas sediminis includes:
- a CDS encoding quinone oxidoreductase family protein: protein MSIARAVRVREFGAPEVMRVEQVELPDPAAGEVRVRQTAIGFNFIDVYQRRGTYPLPLPTGLGHEAAGVVEAVGPGVADLKVGDRVVYMNAGIGAYADLRNLPADRLATLPAAVSDEDAAAVFFKAMTAQYLLRRTHRVEPGDLLLVHAAAGGVGQILCRWAKALGAEVIGTAGSAAKCEIARAAGADHAIDYSKPDWPQALLAATDGRKARVVYDSVGKDTFLHSLDCAAPFGLVVLYGAASGPAPAIEPELLNKKGCLFLTRPSVFPHNADPATFRANAIEVFQAIAAGQVRAAIGARFALDEAAQAHRAAESRATTGAIVLHP, encoded by the coding sequence ATGAGCATTGCACGCGCAGTACGCGTCCGCGAATTCGGCGCGCCCGAGGTGATGCGGGTCGAGCAGGTCGAGCTGCCCGATCCGGCGGCCGGCGAGGTGCGGGTCCGCCAGACGGCGATCGGCTTCAACTTCATCGACGTCTACCAGCGGCGCGGCACCTATCCCTTGCCCTTGCCGACCGGCCTCGGGCACGAGGCGGCGGGCGTGGTCGAGGCGGTGGGTCCGGGCGTGGCCGACCTGAAGGTCGGCGACAGGGTCGTCTACATGAACGCCGGCATCGGCGCCTACGCCGACCTTCGCAACCTGCCGGCCGACCGGCTCGCCACGCTGCCGGCCGCGGTGTCCGACGAGGACGCGGCGGCGGTGTTCTTCAAGGCGATGACCGCGCAGTACCTGCTGCGCAGGACGCACCGGGTCGAGCCGGGCGACCTGCTGCTGGTGCACGCTGCCGCGGGCGGCGTCGGCCAGATCCTGTGCCGCTGGGCCAAGGCGCTCGGGGCGGAAGTGATCGGCACGGCCGGCTCGGCCGCCAAGTGCGAGATCGCCCGCGCGGCCGGCGCCGACCATGCGATCGACTACTCGAAGCCCGACTGGCCGCAGGCCCTGCTGGCCGCAACCGACGGGCGCAAGGCCCGGGTCGTCTACGATTCGGTGGGCAAGGACACCTTCCTGCACTCTCTCGATTGCGCCGCGCCCTTCGGGCTCGTCGTGCTGTACGGTGCGGCCTCGGGGCCGGCGCCGGCGATCGAGCCCGAGCTGCTGAACAAGAAGGGTTGCCTGTTCCTGACCCGGCCGTCGGTGTTCCCGCACAACGCCGACCCGGCCACCTTCCGCGCCAATGCGATCGAGGTCTTCCAGGCGATCGCCGCCGGGCAGGTGCGGGCCGCGATCGGCGCGCGCTTCGCGCTCGACGAGGCGGCGCAGGCGCATCGAGCGGCCGAGTCGCGCGCGACCACCGGCGCGATCGTCCTGCACCCCTGA
- a CDS encoding aldehyde dehydrogenase family protein produces MTTKHDNLIDGQWVAGNAYTKNVNPSNLADVIGEYAQADAAQLEAAVQAARAAFPAWSTSGIQARHDALDKIGNEIIARKEELGRLLSREEGKTLADGIGEAVRAGNIFKFFAGECLRLAGETIPSVRPGIGVEITREPVGVVGIITPWNFPIAIPAWKIAPALAYGNCVVIKPADLVPGCSWAIAEIISRSGIPAGVFNLVMGRGSVVGERLINHPGIDAVTFTGSVSVGGRVAQACAQNMKKVQLEMGGKNPQVVLDDADLKQAVELCVQSAFFQTGQRCTASSRLIVTEGIYPKFIEAMKARMATLKIDDALKAGTDIGPASSQAQLEQDLSYIEIGKSEGATLAAGGERLKRDTEGFYVAPALFTETSSEMRINREEIFGPVASVIRVKDYEAALAEANNTTFGLSAGIATTSLKYATHFKRHCQAGMVMVNLPTAGVDYHVPFGGRKGSSYGPREQGRYAQEFFTTVKTAYSLA; encoded by the coding sequence ATGACGACCAAGCACGACAACCTGATCGACGGCCAGTGGGTGGCCGGAAACGCCTACACGAAGAACGTGAACCCGTCGAACCTGGCCGACGTGATCGGCGAGTACGCGCAGGCCGACGCGGCGCAACTCGAGGCCGCGGTGCAGGCCGCCCGGGCCGCGTTCCCGGCCTGGTCGACCAGCGGCATCCAGGCCCGCCACGACGCGCTCGACAAGATCGGCAACGAGATCATCGCGCGCAAGGAGGAGCTCGGCAGGCTGCTGTCCCGCGAGGAGGGCAAGACCCTGGCCGACGGCATCGGCGAGGCGGTGCGCGCGGGCAACATCTTCAAGTTCTTCGCGGGCGAGTGCCTGCGGCTGGCCGGCGAGACGATCCCGTCGGTGCGCCCCGGCATCGGCGTCGAGATCACCCGCGAGCCGGTCGGCGTGGTCGGCATCATCACGCCGTGGAACTTCCCGATCGCGATCCCGGCCTGGAAGATCGCGCCGGCGCTGGCCTATGGCAACTGCGTCGTCATCAAGCCTGCCGACCTGGTGCCGGGCTGCTCGTGGGCGATCGCCGAAATCATCTCGCGCTCGGGAATCCCGGCCGGCGTGTTCAATCTCGTCATGGGCCGCGGCAGCGTGGTCGGCGAGCGCCTGATCAATCATCCCGGCATCGACGCGGTCACCTTCACCGGCTCGGTCAGCGTGGGCGGGCGCGTCGCGCAGGCCTGCGCGCAGAACATGAAGAAGGTCCAGCTCGAGATGGGAGGCAAGAACCCGCAGGTCGTCCTCGACGACGCCGACCTGAAGCAGGCGGTCGAGCTGTGCGTTCAGAGCGCCTTCTTCCAGACCGGCCAGCGCTGCACCGCTTCCAGCCGGCTGATCGTGACCGAGGGCATCTACCCGAAGTTCATCGAGGCGATGAAGGCGCGGATGGCCACGCTGAAGATCGACGATGCGCTGAAGGCCGGCACCGACATCGGTCCGGCGTCCAGCCAGGCGCAGCTCGAGCAGGATCTCTCCTACATCGAGATCGGCAAGTCCGAAGGCGCCACGCTGGCGGCCGGCGGCGAGCGCCTGAAGCGCGACACCGAGGGCTTCTACGTGGCGCCTGCGCTGTTCACCGAGACCTCGAGCGAGATGCGGATCAATCGCGAGGAGATCTTCGGCCCGGTGGCCAGCGTGATCCGGGTCAAGGACTACGAGGCCGCGCTCGCCGAGGCGAACAACACCACCTTCGGCCTGTCGGCCGGCATCGCGACCACGTCGCTGAAGTACGCGACCCACTTCAAGCGGCACTGCCAGGCGGGCATGGTCATGGTCAACCTGCCCACCGCAGGCGTCGACTACCACGTGCCGTTCGGCGGGCGGAAGGGCTCGAGCTACGGCCCGCGCGAGCAGGGCCGCTACGCGCAGGAGTTCTTCACGACGGTGAAGACCGCCTACTCGCTGGCGTGA
- a CDS encoding dihydrodipicolinate synthase family protein, whose amino-acid sequence MTSPRKARYTGVFPVVPTTFRENGELDLDSQKRCVDFMIDAGSNGLCILANFSEQFVLSDEEREVLTKAILEHVAGRVPVIVTTTHFSTRVCAARSRRAQDMGAAMVMVMPPYHGATIRVAEPKIQEFFAALSDAIDIPIMIQDAPVAGTPMPPAFLAKLAREIEHVRYFKMETAGAASKLRELIRLGGDAIEGPWDGEEGITLLADLEAGANGSMTGGGYPDAFRTILDPWFAGRREEAAAAYNRWLPLINYENRQGGLLTAKALMKEGGVIDCEAPRHPVAPMNPETRAGLIETAKRLDPMVLRWGK is encoded by the coding sequence ATGACCAGCCCCCGCAAGGCCCGCTACACCGGCGTCTTTCCCGTCGTGCCGACCACCTTTCGCGAGAACGGCGAGCTCGACCTCGACAGCCAGAAGCGCTGCGTCGACTTCATGATCGACGCCGGCTCCAACGGCCTGTGCATCCTGGCGAACTTCTCCGAGCAGTTCGTGCTGTCCGACGAGGAGCGCGAGGTGCTCACGAAGGCGATCCTCGAGCACGTGGCCGGCCGAGTGCCGGTGATCGTGACCACGACCCACTTCAGCACCCGCGTCTGCGCCGCCCGCAGCCGCCGCGCCCAGGACATGGGCGCCGCGATGGTCATGGTGATGCCGCCGTATCACGGCGCCACGATCCGAGTCGCCGAGCCGAAGATCCAGGAGTTCTTCGCGGCGCTGTCCGACGCGATCGACATCCCGATCATGATCCAGGACGCACCGGTGGCCGGCACCCCGATGCCGCCCGCCTTCCTCGCGAAGCTGGCCCGCGAGATCGAGCACGTGCGCTACTTCAAGATGGAGACCGCCGGCGCGGCCTCCAAGCTGCGCGAGCTGATCCGGCTCGGCGGCGACGCGATCGAGGGACCCTGGGACGGCGAGGAGGGAATCACGCTGCTCGCCGACCTCGAGGCCGGCGCCAACGGCTCGATGACCGGCGGCGGCTATCCCGACGCGTTCCGCACCATCCTCGACCCCTGGTTCGCCGGCCGGCGCGAAGAAGCGGCCGCGGCCTACAATCGCTGGCTGCCGCTGATCAACTACGAGAACCGCCAGGGCGGGCTGCTGACCGCCAAGGCGCTGATGAAGGAGGGCGGCGTGATCGACTGCGAAGCGCCCCGCCATCCGGTGGCGCCGATGAATCCCGAGACCCGGGCAGGCCTGATCGAGACCGCGAAGCGCCTCGATCCGATGGTGCTGCGCTGGGGCAAGTGA
- a CDS encoding DUF3300 domain-containing protein, which yields MKSSRPLAALLCAALALVLLAAPVEPLRAQQQFDQRAAAPFSQQELDQMLAPIALYPDALLAQVLMAATYPLEVVQAARFMQRNPGLSGDTLARAVEPMRWDPSVAALTQFPSVLAMMNEELDWTIRLGEAFLAQREQVMETVQVLREKARAAGTLRSNDYQNVIVRDRVIVIDTWRPDYYWVPYYNPLIVFGTWWWPAYPPFLWVPPVIYRPPYFPQVYSVGIVWGPLTFVISSLWNDPLPVWRDRTVVYGSVAVTNVIVTNATAPRPVIWQHDPTHRRSVEYRTPVVRDRYPPAFPEKPSRVSPSVQPSREPYPYPVPREPSVQVPRQPGIQAPREPGVEVPRQQVPVKPSVEPGAPGAPQQPRTIQERPRIMEQPRYQEQPRIQQPAIREPQTRQPQVQQPQFRQPVQPPAARQPEMREPQIRQPAIRQPEYRQPDVRQSVPRSVPQRDPRQQGGQNPESPRRPTN from the coding sequence ATGAAAAGTTCCCGCCCGCTCGCCGCGCTGCTCTGCGCGGCGCTCGCCCTGGTTCTCCTGGCCGCACCGGTCGAGCCGCTCCGGGCCCAGCAGCAGTTCGACCAGCGCGCTGCGGCGCCGTTCAGCCAGCAGGAGCTCGACCAGATGCTGGCGCCGATCGCGCTGTACCCGGACGCATTGCTCGCGCAAGTGCTGATGGCGGCCACCTATCCGCTCGAGGTCGTGCAGGCGGCGCGGTTCATGCAGCGCAACCCCGGTCTGTCGGGCGACACGCTGGCGCGGGCGGTCGAGCCGATGCGCTGGGACCCGAGCGTGGCCGCGCTGACCCAGTTCCCGTCGGTGCTGGCCATGATGAACGAGGAGCTCGACTGGACGATCCGGCTCGGCGAGGCCTTCCTCGCGCAGCGCGAGCAGGTGATGGAAACCGTGCAGGTGCTGCGCGAGAAGGCCAGGGCGGCCGGCACGCTTCGATCGAACGACTACCAGAACGTTATCGTTCGCGATCGGGTCATCGTCATCGACACCTGGCGCCCCGACTACTACTGGGTGCCCTACTACAACCCGCTGATCGTGTTCGGCACCTGGTGGTGGCCCGCCTACCCGCCCTTCCTGTGGGTGCCGCCGGTGATCTACCGGCCGCCCTACTTCCCGCAGGTGTACTCGGTCGGCATCGTCTGGGGGCCGCTCACCTTCGTGATCTCGTCGCTCTGGAACGATCCCCTGCCGGTCTGGCGCGACCGCACGGTCGTGTACGGAAGCGTGGCGGTCACGAACGTGATCGTCACGAATGCGACCGCGCCGCGGCCGGTGATCTGGCAGCACGATCCTACCCACCGCCGCAGCGTCGAGTACCGCACCCCGGTCGTGCGCGACCGCTACCCGCCCGCCTTCCCGGAGAAGCCGTCGCGGGTGTCGCCCAGCGTGCAGCCCTCGCGCGAGCCCTACCCCTATCCGGTGCCGCGCGAGCCGAGCGTGCAGGTGCCTCGCCAGCCGGGGATCCAGGCGCCCCGGGAGCCGGGCGTGGAAGTGCCGCGACAGCAGGTTCCGGTGAAGCCGTCGGTCGAGCCAGGCGCGCCCGGCGCACCGCAGCAGCCCCGGACGATCCAGGAGCGGCCGCGGATCATGGAGCAGCCGCGCTACCAGGAGCAGCCCCGGATCCAGCAACCGGCGATCCGGGAGCCCCAGACCCGGCAACCGCAGGTCCAGCAACCCCAGTTCCGGCAGCCAGTGCAGCCGCCGGCGGCCCGACAGCCAGAGATGCGCGAGCCGCAGATCCGGCAACCGGCCATCCGCCAGCCCGAATACCGCCAGCCCGACGTCCGGCAGTCCGTTCCGAGATCGGTGCCGCAGCGCGATCCGCGCCAGCAGGGCGGGCAGAATCCCGAGTCTCCGCGACGACCCACGAACTGA
- a CDS encoding alpha/beta fold hydrolase translates to MSNPASVFEAGDLRLSSGATYRGARLSYRTYGTLSPARDNVVLYPTSYSAQHLDTQWLIEPDGILDPTRWFVVIPDMFGNGLSSSPGNTAPPYDGSRYPHFSILDNVRAQRRLLREVFGVERLKMVYGWSMGGMQAYQWAASFPDEVERIAVVCGAARCARHNYVFLEGVKAALTADPAWQDGRFVRKPERGLRAMGRVYAGWAMSQAFYRDELWREIGFSSLEDYLVGGWEGNFLRRNAEDLLAQIHTWQHFSIADDPAYGGDFDAALRAIRAEVLLMPSRTDLYFRVEDNADELPLLSRARLAPIESDWGHRAGNPVHRGADWSFIRAQVRELLAR, encoded by the coding sequence GTGTCGAACCCCGCCTCCGTCTTCGAAGCCGGCGACCTCCGGCTGAGCTCCGGCGCCACCTATCGCGGCGCGCGGCTCTCCTATCGCACCTACGGCACGCTCTCGCCGGCACGCGACAACGTCGTGCTGTACCCGACCTCGTATTCGGCGCAGCACCTCGACACCCAGTGGCTGATCGAGCCCGACGGCATCCTCGATCCGACGCGCTGGTTCGTCGTGATTCCGGACATGTTCGGCAACGGCCTCTCCTCGTCGCCCGGCAACACCGCGCCGCCCTACGACGGCAGCCGCTACCCGCACTTCAGCATCCTCGACAACGTGCGCGCGCAGCGTCGCCTGTTGCGCGAGGTCTTCGGGGTCGAGCGGCTGAAGATGGTCTACGGCTGGTCGATGGGCGGCATGCAGGCCTACCAGTGGGCAGCCAGCTTTCCCGACGAGGTGGAACGGATCGCCGTGGTCTGCGGCGCCGCCCGCTGCGCGCGGCACAACTACGTGTTCCTCGAGGGCGTGAAGGCCGCGCTGACCGCCGACCCGGCCTGGCAGGACGGCCGTTTCGTCCGCAAGCCCGAGCGGGGCCTGCGCGCGATGGGCCGGGTCTACGCCGGCTGGGCGATGTCGCAGGCCTTCTACCGCGACGAGCTCTGGCGCGAGATCGGCTTCTCGTCGCTCGAGGATTACCTGGTCGGCGGCTGGGAGGGCAACTTCCTGCGCCGCAACGCCGAGGACCTGCTCGCGCAGATCCACACCTGGCAGCACTTCAGCATCGCCGACGACCCCGCGTACGGCGGCGACTTCGACGCGGCGCTGCGCGCGATCCGCGCCGAGGTGCTGTTGATGCCGAGCCGCACCGACCTCTACTTCCGGGTCGAGGACAACGCCGACGAACTGCCGCTGCTGTCGCGCGCACGGCTGGCGCCGATCGAGTCCGACTGGGGCCACCGCGCCGGCAACCCGGTGCATCGCGGCGCCGACTGGTCCTTCATCCGGGCGCAGGTGCGCGAGCTGCTGGCTCGCTGA
- a CDS encoding recombination-associated protein RdgC translates to MFKSAIVYRIAPGWEPPSLASLEGALDRARFVPCGPTEPRSAGWIEPRGREHEALVESVGGHWILCLRTETRAVPGAAVRDALEARLQKIEQETGSRPRGKLRKELKEEIVVDLLPRAFSKFATTRIWLDPKAGLLVVGAGSAAKADEAVGALIEAFRDLGAVLPAGLLKTQMAPSTAMSLWLAEREAPPGFSIDQECELKQAGAGESDAALEGTGQARAGDRATVRYARHSLDIDEVVAHVRQGKVATKLAITWRDRVSFLLDASMTLKRIEMLDVVLEGKAESGDDPADDGFDADVAIATGELGRMIPELVEALGGEIAPESVSEPAARAPAPG, encoded by the coding sequence ATGTTCAAGTCAGCCATCGTCTACCGGATCGCTCCCGGATGGGAGCCGCCGTCGCTCGCCAGCCTCGAGGGCGCGCTGGATCGCGCCCGCTTCGTTCCCTGCGGCCCGACCGAGCCGCGCTCGGCAGGGTGGATCGAGCCGCGCGGACGCGAGCACGAGGCGCTGGTGGAATCGGTCGGCGGCCACTGGATCCTTTGCCTGCGCACCGAGACCCGGGCCGTGCCCGGCGCGGCGGTCCGCGATGCGCTGGAGGCGCGCCTGCAGAAGATCGAGCAGGAAACCGGCAGCCGGCCGCGCGGCAAGCTTCGCAAGGAGTTGAAGGAAGAGATCGTCGTCGACCTGCTGCCGCGCGCCTTCAGCAAGTTCGCGACCACCCGGATCTGGCTCGACCCGAAGGCCGGGCTGCTGGTGGTGGGCGCGGGCAGCGCGGCGAAAGCCGACGAAGCGGTCGGCGCGCTGATCGAGGCCTTCCGCGACCTGGGCGCCGTGCTGCCGGCCGGCCTGCTGAAGACGCAGATGGCGCCGTCCACCGCGATGTCGCTATGGCTCGCCGAGCGCGAGGCCCCGCCGGGCTTCTCGATCGACCAGGAATGCGAGCTGAAGCAGGCGGGCGCCGGCGAGTCCGACGCGGCGCTCGAGGGAACCGGGCAGGCGCGCGCGGGCGACCGGGCAACCGTGCGCTACGCGCGGCACAGCCTGGACATCGACGAGGTCGTCGCCCACGTCCGGCAGGGCAAGGTGGCGACGAAGCTCGCGATCACCTGGCGGGATCGCGTGTCCTTCCTGCTCGACGCGAGCATGACGCTCAAGCGGATCGAGATGCTCGACGTGGTGCTCGAGGGCAAGGCGGAGAGCGGGGACGATCCGGCCGACGACGGTTTCGATGCCGACGTGGCGATCGCCACCGGCGAGCTCGGCCGGATGATCCCGGAACTGGTCGAGGCGCTGGGCGGCGAGATCGCGCCCGAGTCCGTCAGCGAGCCAGCAGCTCGCGCACCTGCGCCCGGATGA
- a CDS encoding MFS transporter — MRGFYGWRMVVAGSGLQFLQASLMIQAFGAYVAVLTEEKGWSKTALAGAAALQSVETALIGPVLGWLVDKVGEHRLIRFGIVVFGLGLIAMGFVDTLAGFYGAVLMIALGSSLAGYFTINIAIIHWFERQRARALSSVGLGLALGGIAVPLVAASITGFGWRATAIGSGVLAIAIGWPLARVFRGRPQSLGTRIDGHLPRPAAAASEASPGAGATASDAADAALPTADETPGLTARQALRTRAFWLISLGHGFALLAVTSVNVHAISHIKEGLGYSVAQASLAITLMTAAQIGGVLLGMAVGDRFDKRRICAACMVGHGAGLLMLTYATGPAMLAAFALLHGTAWGLRGPLMQAIRADYFGRRSIGLIMGLSSLIIALGQVGGPMVAGAFADLTGDYRLGYTLLALLAVAGSLAFLLAKPPRLPATPGAVA; from the coding sequence ATGAGAGGCTTCTACGGCTGGCGCATGGTCGTCGCGGGTTCGGGTCTGCAGTTCCTGCAGGCCAGCCTGATGATCCAGGCTTTCGGCGCCTACGTGGCGGTCCTCACCGAGGAAAAGGGCTGGAGCAAGACCGCACTGGCCGGCGCGGCGGCGCTGCAGTCGGTCGAGACCGCGCTGATCGGCCCGGTGCTGGGCTGGCTCGTCGACAAGGTCGGCGAGCACCGCCTGATCCGCTTCGGCATCGTCGTGTTCGGTCTGGGCCTGATCGCGATGGGCTTCGTCGACACGCTTGCCGGGTTCTACGGCGCGGTGCTGATGATCGCGCTGGGCAGCAGCCTGGCCGGCTACTTCACGATCAACATCGCGATCATCCACTGGTTCGAGCGCCAGCGGGCGCGGGCGCTGTCGTCGGTGGGGCTGGGGCTGGCGCTGGGCGGGATCGCGGTGCCGCTCGTGGCCGCGTCGATCACGGGCTTCGGCTGGCGGGCCACCGCGATCGGCTCCGGCGTGCTCGCGATCGCGATCGGCTGGCCGCTGGCGCGCGTCTTCCGCGGCCGGCCGCAGTCGCTGGGCACGCGGATCGACGGCCACCTGCCGCGCCCCGCGGCGGCCGCTAGCGAGGCCTCGCCCGGGGCCGGCGCGACCGCGTCGGATGCCGCCGACGCGGCCCTGCCCACTGCCGACGAGACACCCGGCCTGACCGCCCGGCAGGCCCTGCGAACCCGCGCCTTCTGGCTGATCTCGCTGGGCCACGGCTTCGCGCTGCTGGCGGTCACGAGCGTCAACGTGCACGCGATCTCGCACATCAAGGAGGGCCTCGGATACTCGGTGGCCCAGGCCTCGCTGGCGATCACGCTGATGACCGCCGCGCAGATCGGCGGCGTGCTGCTCGGCATGGCAGTGGGCGACCGCTTCGACAAGCGGCGGATCTGCGCGGCCTGCATGGTCGGCCACGGCGCCGGCCTGCTGATGCTGACCTACGCGACCGGGCCCGCAATGCTCGCCGCCTTCGCGCTGCTGCACGGCACCGCCTGGGGCCTGCGCGGCCCGCTGATGCAGGCGATCCGCGCCGACTACTTCGGGCGCAGGTCGATCGGCCTGATCATGGGGCTGTCGTCGCTGATCATCGCGCTGGGGCAGGTCGGCGGCCCGATGGTGGCCGGCGCCTTCGCCGACCTGACCGGCGACTACCGGCTCGGCTACACCTTGCTCGCCCTTTTGGCGGTCGCGGGATCCCTCGCCTTCCTGCTGGCGAAGCCGCCACGCCTGCCGGCCACGCCCGGGGCGGTTGCCTGA
- a CDS encoding FAS1-like dehydratase domain-containing protein: MDAAVLSHPAPGQALPALVKGPYASSHIVRWCAAQQNWDKIHYDLDYAQRHAGLPERVVNGALKQHLLVQCLERAFGPAFWPWRLAFRFAGPDFLGEALSVGGSVRSVERRAGLEMVLVDVAITNLGQQRDTTLGSAVLVRRAPGDATEAFVVPEALGDLALDESIEEPVGPVPPQLAVAIGEAPQRRVSAYPLDLSRLRLFADAIGDLRAEYFDPEAGRASAHGTVVAPPLFPIHGLEAMPGSLPLSTDPAAMGREGVNEIGRNLAARLGIALPGAVNGGNDVEIASLLRVGETVSATSAIVGASVKSGSRGAAMLIVRTLNTYRTTGGRLLLKEKQTSICRNFGAAASDDRLPAQG, encoded by the coding sequence ATGGACGCAGCCGTGCTTTCGCATCCCGCGCCGGGCCAGGCCCTGCCGGCCCTGGTCAAGGGCCCCTATGCGAGCAGCCACATCGTCAGGTGGTGCGCAGCGCAGCAGAACTGGGACAAGATCCACTACGACCTCGACTACGCGCAGCGCCATGCGGGCCTGCCCGAGCGCGTGGTCAACGGCGCGCTGAAGCAGCACCTGCTCGTGCAGTGCCTGGAGAGGGCCTTCGGCCCGGCCTTCTGGCCGTGGCGGCTGGCATTCCGCTTCGCCGGACCGGACTTCCTGGGCGAGGCGCTGAGCGTCGGCGGCAGCGTCCGATCGGTCGAGCGGCGCGCCGGCCTCGAGATGGTTCTCGTCGATGTGGCGATCACGAACCTCGGCCAGCAGCGCGACACCACGCTGGGCTCGGCGGTGCTCGTGCGGCGGGCGCCCGGGGACGCCACCGAAGCGTTCGTGGTGCCGGAAGCCCTGGGCGACCTCGCGCTCGACGAGTCGATCGAGGAGCCCGTCGGTCCTGTGCCGCCGCAACTGGCCGTTGCGATCGGCGAAGCGCCGCAGCGGCGGGTCTCGGCTTATCCGCTGGACCTCAGCAGGCTGCGCCTGTTCGCCGATGCGATCGGCGACCTGCGCGCAGAATACTTCGATCCCGAGGCCGGCCGCGCGAGCGCGCACGGCACGGTCGTCGCGCCGCCACTGTTCCCGATCCATGGCCTCGAGGCGATGCCGGGCAGTCTTCCGCTGTCGACCGATCCGGCTGCGATGGGCCGCGAAGGTGTCAACGAGATCGGCCGCAATCTCGCGGCGCGGCTCGGGATCGCGCTGCCCGGGGCGGTCAACGGCGGCAACGACGTCGAGATCGCCAGCCTGCTGCGCGTCGGCGAGACGGTCAGCGCGACCAGCGCGATCGTCGGCGCGAGCGTCAAGAGCGGATCGCGCGGCGCCGCGATGCTGATCGTCCGGACGCTGAACACTTACCGCACGACCGGCGGCCGGCTGCTGCTGAAGGAGAAGCAGACCTCGATCTGCCGCAACTTCGGCGCCGCGGCATCCGACGACCGCTTGCCGGCGCAGGGTTGA
- the ggt gene encoding gamma-glutamyltransferase, translated as MSGLPFECEKRPATGTRGMVVTNHPLASAAGAEMLAAGGNAIDAAVAALFTLSVVEPMMVGIFGGGLSHIRLADGRHTVVDGLSCAPSAARPDTYRPVSDRMPDYMETEGRENAVGATSVAVPGNLLGWCEAASRHGRLPLADLLEPAIRHARRGFRITEYLSGCIAECAPDLAADAEIARLFLPNGRPLAAGERLVSGDYAETLAAIAAQGPAALHGGELGRHAVDALAARGGLLSLDDLAGFRLVDRAPVRGSYRGHEIIGPPPPSAGGVHVLQMLNILEGFDLRGMGFGSAESMHLLAEVLKIAFADRAAATADPAFVSVPVERLVSKEYAGQRRAAIDTRQASEWLPGVALPRESANTTHVSVADRDGNIVASTQTINSLFGARIMIPGTGIIPNNYMYLFDPHPGKALSVAPGKRVTTSTAPTIVLRDGRPRYVLGLPGGLRIFGSVMQALVNLIDHGMTMQQAVEAPRLWTQGQELEVEQGLPEAGRAALRGMGHRLAVVPHVAGGMNGIEFADDGSMTGAACWRADGTAIGLGGGLARPNTRFWPEAPRAT; from the coding sequence GTGAGCGGACTCCCCTTCGAATGCGAGAAGCGCCCGGCCACCGGCACCCGCGGGATGGTCGTCACGAACCACCCGCTCGCCTCGGCCGCTGGCGCGGAGATGCTCGCCGCGGGAGGCAACGCGATCGACGCGGCGGTGGCCGCGCTGTTCACGCTCAGCGTCGTCGAGCCGATGATGGTCGGCATCTTCGGCGGCGGCCTGTCGCACATCCGGCTCGCCGACGGCCGGCACACGGTCGTCGACGGCCTGAGCTGCGCGCCGTCCGCGGCGCGGCCCGACACCTACCGCCCGGTCTCCGACCGGATGCCGGACTACATGGAGACCGAGGGCCGCGAGAACGCGGTCGGCGCGACGTCGGTCGCGGTGCCCGGCAACCTGCTCGGCTGGTGCGAAGCCGCGAGCCGGCACGGCCGCTTGCCGCTGGCCGACCTGCTCGAACCGGCGATCCGGCACGCGCGCCGGGGCTTCCGGATCACCGAGTACCTGTCGGGCTGCATCGCGGAATGCGCGCCGGACCTGGCGGCCGACGCGGAGATCGCCCGCCTGTTCCTGCCGAACGGCCGCCCGCTCGCCGCCGGCGAGCGCCTGGTGTCCGGCGACTACGCGGAAACGCTCGCCGCGATCGCCGCGCAGGGCCCGGCGGCGCTGCACGGCGGCGAGCTGGGCCGCCACGCGGTCGATGCGCTGGCGGCCCGCGGCGGGTTGCTGTCGCTCGACGATCTTGCCGGCTTCCGGCTGGTCGACCGCGCGCCGGTGCGCGGCAGCTATCGCGGCCACGAGATCATCGGCCCCCCGCCGCCGTCGGCCGGCGGCGTCCACGTGCTGCAGATGCTGAACATCCTCGAGGGCTTCGACCTGCGGGGCATGGGATTCGGTTCGGCCGAATCGATGCACCTGCTGGCCGAGGTCCTGAAGATCGCGTTCGCCGACCGGGCCGCAGCCACCGCCGACCCGGCCTTCGTGAGCGTGCCGGTCGAGAGGCTGGTGTCGAAGGAATACGCCGGGCAGCGCCGCGCCGCGATCGACACGCGGCAGGCCAGCGAATGGCTGCCCGGCGTTGCGCTGCCGCGCGAGTCGGCCAACACGACCCACGTGAGCGTGGCCGACCGCGACGGCAACATCGTGGCCAGCACGCAGACGATCAACAGCCTGTTCGGGGCGCGGATCATGATCCCGGGCACCGGCATCATCCCGAACAACTACATGTACCTGTTCGATCCGCACCCGGGCAAGGCGCTGTCGGTCGCCCCCGGCAAGCGGGTCACGACCTCGACCGCGCCCACGATCGTGCTGCGCGACGGCCGGCCGCGCTACGTGCTCGGCCTGCCCGGCGGCCTGCGGATCTTCGGTTCGGTGATGCAGGCGCTGGTCAACCTGATCGACCACGGCATGACGATGCAGCAGGCGGTCGAGGCGCCGCGCCTGTGGACCCAGGGCCAGGAGCTGGAGGTCGAGCAGGGCCTGCCGGAAGCCGGCCGGGCCGCGCTGCGGGGGATGGGGCACCGGCTCGCGGTCGTGCCGCACGTGGCCGGCGGCATGAACGGCATCGAATTCGCGGACGACGGGTCGATGACCGGCGCCGCCTGCTGGCGGGCCGACGGCACCGCGATCGGGCTGGGCGGCGGACTGGCGCGGCCGAACACCCGGTTCTGGCCCGAAGCGCCGCGAGCCACATGA